The Peribacillus sp. FSL E2-0218 genome contains a region encoding:
- a CDS encoding ReoY family proteolytic degradation factor codes for MVAAPVSVNEKKDFIRWFLNHYQLKRRECVWILNYLMSHDQLMKKVHFVENAQYCPRGLIMSTHCVEEVPFRFYKSNIMTTDAEKSFHDIRLNRDEDIYIQLNFKSAYSSYQYAAVLEQNPFMPKSTASNEKDQLLAEQFLEKSMLYFQRDRLLKEIDEALDKHDEQAFKSLTEQLNQLKVLG; via the coding sequence ATGGTGGCTGCCCCTGTTTCTGTGAATGAGAAGAAGGATTTTATTCGGTGGTTTTTAAATCATTATCAACTTAAACGAAGAGAATGCGTTTGGATATTGAATTATTTAATGAGTCATGATCAACTGATGAAAAAAGTTCATTTCGTGGAAAATGCCCAATATTGCCCTCGTGGACTCATTATGTCGACACATTGTGTGGAAGAGGTCCCATTCCGGTTTTATAAGTCCAATATCATGACGACCGATGCAGAGAAATCCTTTCACGATATTCGATTGAACCGGGATGAAGATATTTATATCCAACTCAATTTCAAATCGGCTTACTCTTCCTACCAATATGCAGCAGTTTTGGAGCAAAACCCATTCATGCCAAAATCGACGGCATCCAATGAAAAAGATCAGTTGCTGGCAGAACAATTTTTAGAAAAAAGCATGCTCTATTTTCAAAGGGACCGCCTGCTGAAGGAAATCGATGAGGCATTGGATAAGCATGATGAACAAGCATTCAAGAGCCTGACTGAACAATTGAATCAATTGAAAGTGCTTGGCTGA
- a CDS encoding tetratricopeptide repeat protein, translating into MNTVEQVIQHLKKGELTEALKHINRIKSSESAEDILLLAEEMLQLGFVEEAKDLFEHLLELYPDEGELMVSLAEILIDMDQEDEAMLMLERVRADDEVYPSALLLEADLYQLQGMDEVSERKLLKAKEILPDEIIIDFALGELFFHQGRDQEAIANYIKVLEHEQEISGVNVHQRLAEALSSSGKFEEALPHFEKALEDGLEINTLFEYAFTAFQAGLYETAVRKFIELKELDHEYHSLYLYLAKSYEHLEDLENALKTVKEGIKADEFNKELYFFGGKIALKSGLDEEAENLFKQALALDPGYLEAALTLLKLYMHQERYEDILECIGEVRRYGEDDPQFEWIAAVSYQHTEQFKESLTSYHNAYNSFKNNQDFLEDYGFFLIEEGDRATSREVFNKLLEINPANDEYAMILERLGEGSDES; encoded by the coding sequence ATGAACACAGTGGAACAAGTAATCCAACATTTAAAAAAAGGGGAATTAACAGAAGCTCTTAAACATATAAATCGAATTAAATCATCGGAGTCAGCGGAGGACATTTTGCTGCTGGCCGAAGAAATGCTTCAGCTTGGTTTTGTGGAGGAGGCGAAAGACCTTTTCGAACATCTCCTTGAACTCTATCCTGATGAAGGGGAATTGATGGTTTCATTGGCTGAAATCTTGATTGACATGGACCAGGAAGATGAAGCGATGTTGATGCTTGAAAGAGTACGTGCAGATGATGAGGTATATCCAAGTGCTTTGCTTTTGGAAGCGGACCTTTACCAATTACAGGGAATGGATGAGGTCAGTGAAAGAAAATTACTGAAAGCCAAGGAAATACTGCCTGATGAGATCATCATTGATTTTGCGCTTGGTGAACTGTTTTTCCATCAAGGCAGGGATCAGGAAGCCATTGCAAATTACATAAAGGTATTGGAACATGAACAGGAAATATCCGGAGTCAATGTACATCAGCGGCTTGCTGAAGCATTAAGCAGCTCAGGTAAATTCGAGGAAGCCCTGCCGCATTTTGAAAAAGCCTTGGAGGATGGACTTGAAATCAATACATTATTCGAGTATGCATTTACAGCTTTCCAAGCAGGTCTTTATGAGACGGCCGTCCGTAAATTTATCGAGCTGAAAGAATTGGATCATGAATATCATTCCTTGTATTTATACTTGGCAAAGAGTTATGAGCATCTGGAGGATTTGGAAAATGCCTTGAAAACGGTCAAAGAAGGAATCAAGGCTGATGAATTCAATAAGGAGCTTTATTTCTTCGGCGGAAAAATAGCATTGAAAAGCGGACTCGATGAAGAAGCGGAAAATCTATTTAAACAAGCTCTTGCCCTTGATCCAGGCTACCTGGAAGCGGCGCTTACCCTCTTGAAATTGTATATGCATCAGGAAAGGTATGAAGATATCTTGGAGTGCATCGGAGAAGTGAGGAGATACGGAGAGGATGATCCTCAGTTTGAATGGATAGCCGCCGTATCTTACCAGCACACCGAACAATTTAAAGAGTCATTAACCAGCTATCATAATGCATATAATTCATTCAAGAACAATCAAGATTTCCTCGAAGACTATGGTTTCTTTTTAATCGAAGAAGGAGACAGAGCCACATCTAGAGAAGTATTTAATAAGCTGCTTGAGATTAACCCGGCGAATGATGAGTATGCCATGATTTTGGAGCGGCTTGGTGAAGGCTCGGATGAATCGTAA
- the aroA gene encoding 3-phosphoshikimate 1-carboxyvinyltransferase — translation MKTKKLQTDIHSLRGSIDIPGDKSISHRSIMFGALAEGETTVTNFLPGADCLSTISCFKQLGIQIEQEGKRVRIQGKGFKGLTEPNEVLDVGNSGTTIRLMTGILAGQDFSAVLTGDESIAKRPMTRVVNPLRQMGAVIDGRKGAEYTPIFIRGGKLEGIRYELPVASAQVKSAIILAGLQAEGETIIVEPEETRDHTERMIQAFGGKIEKDGHTIKVGGNQVFKGTSVHVPGDISSAAFFLVAAAVTKNSEVVLKNVGLNPTRTGILEVMKAMGADITIEKKTSGGEPAGDITVRSSRLKGITISGDLIPRLIDEIPVIALLATQAEGVTTIKDAAELKVKETNRIDTVANELSILGADITPTADGLIINGSKNLNGGKVTSHGDHRIGMMLAVAALITDGDVELADPDAIDVSYPEFFEHMTRLIQ, via the coding sequence ATGAAAACAAAAAAATTACAAACCGATATCCACTCACTACGCGGTTCGATAGACATACCTGGGGATAAATCGATCTCCCACCGCTCGATCATGTTCGGGGCTCTCGCCGAAGGTGAAACGACCGTCACTAATTTTCTTCCGGGAGCCGATTGTTTAAGCACAATTTCGTGTTTTAAGCAACTTGGCATCCAAATCGAACAGGAAGGGAAGCGTGTCCGTATCCAGGGTAAAGGGTTCAAGGGATTAACCGAACCTAATGAAGTGCTGGATGTCGGAAATTCCGGGACGACAATTCGATTAATGACGGGTATCTTGGCAGGACAAGATTTTTCGGCGGTTTTGACAGGGGATGAATCAATAGCCAAACGGCCAATGACCAGGGTGGTGAATCCTCTCCGTCAGATGGGGGCGGTCATAGACGGCCGTAAGGGGGCGGAATATACCCCGATCTTCATCAGAGGAGGCAAGCTAGAGGGTATCCGCTATGAATTGCCTGTGGCAAGTGCACAGGTCAAATCGGCGATAATCCTGGCAGGCTTACAGGCCGAGGGTGAAACGATCATTGTTGAACCGGAAGAGACTCGTGATCATACCGAAAGGATGATCCAGGCGTTTGGCGGGAAAATCGAAAAAGATGGACATACCATTAAAGTGGGCGGAAATCAGGTTTTCAAAGGAACTTCCGTACATGTGCCGGGAGATATTTCCTCGGCCGCTTTCTTCTTGGTGGCAGCTGCGGTTACCAAAAATAGTGAAGTCGTCTTAAAGAATGTCGGCCTAAATCCGACAAGGACTGGAATCCTCGAAGTCATGAAAGCGATGGGAGCGGATATCACGATCGAGAAGAAGACGAGTGGAGGCGAACCGGCAGGGGATATCACTGTAAGGAGTTCACGCTTAAAAGGAATCACCATCTCAGGTGACCTAATTCCGCGCTTAATCGATGAAATACCGGTCATTGCGCTTCTGGCAACCCAGGCAGAAGGGGTAACTACGATCAAGGATGCAGCAGAACTGAAGGTTAAAGAAACCAATCGAATCGATACGGTGGCCAATGAGCTTTCCATTCTTGGAGCTGATATAACACCTACAGCAGATGGATTGATCATCAATGGAAGTAAGAACCTGAATGGTGGAAAAGTTACAAGCCATGGAGATCATCGCATCGGGATGATGCTCGCTGTCGCCGCATTGATAACGGATGGGGATGTTGAACTTGCCGATCCTGATGCGATTGATGTTTCTTATCCTGAATTCTTTGAGCATATGACGCGTTTGATACAATGA
- a CDS encoding prephenate dehydrogenase — translation MKGKVFVIGLGLIGGSLAKAVRHAHPEAVIIGTDISEKNIQLSMLLGTIDDSVSTLEAGACEADLILLAVPVNETVKILAQLADMNLKSDVLISDAGSTKDTVVKAAKPLIDKGVAFIGGHPMAGSHKSGAGAAKLHLFEHAFYLLTPGDSIEEKKVERLKEWLKGTRANFLVVTPSMHDKLTGVVSHFPHIVASGLVKQAENYSKENKLISRLAAGGFRDITRIASSSPEMWRDILLHNRDVLLELMKDWLAEMEHVKGLVENGDSEEILRFFADAKVFRDDLPTHAKGAIPAFYDLYIDIPDYAGIISEITGYLAQEGISITNIRIIETREEIYGVLVISFQTDVDRIKAADCISRHSDYETILA, via the coding sequence GTGAAGGGAAAGGTTTTTGTAATAGGTCTGGGACTAATTGGAGGATCATTGGCCAAGGCTGTCCGCCATGCCCATCCTGAAGCGGTGATAATTGGTACGGATATCAGTGAAAAGAATATTCAACTCTCGATGCTGCTGGGGACGATAGATGATTCCGTTTCTACTCTGGAAGCGGGGGCGTGTGAGGCTGATTTGATCCTTCTTGCTGTGCCTGTCAATGAGACCGTCAAGATTTTAGCACAACTGGCTGACATGAATTTAAAAAGTGACGTCCTCATATCCGATGCGGGAAGCACGAAGGATACAGTCGTAAAGGCAGCAAAACCATTGATTGATAAAGGGGTGGCCTTCATCGGGGGGCACCCTATGGCTGGTTCACATAAAAGCGGCGCAGGAGCTGCCAAGCTGCATTTGTTTGAACATGCGTTTTATTTGCTGACACCGGGAGACTCCATCGAGGAGAAAAAGGTGGAACGGCTGAAGGAATGGCTCAAAGGAACAAGAGCGAACTTTTTGGTCGTCACTCCTTCCATGCATGATAAGCTGACGGGTGTCGTCAGCCATTTTCCGCATATTGTCGCATCAGGTCTTGTGAAGCAGGCAGAAAATTATAGCAAGGAAAATAAATTGATTTCCAGGCTCGCGGCCGGTGGCTTTCGTGATATCACAAGAATAGCTTCTAGCAGTCCGGAAATGTGGCGTGATATTCTGTTGCATAACCGGGATGTGTTACTTGAATTAATGAAGGATTGGCTGGCTGAAATGGAGCATGTAAAAGGGTTGGTGGAGAATGGAGATAGTGAGGAAATCCTTCGCTTCTTTGCGGATGCCAAGGTTTTCAGGGATGATTTGCCGACTCACGCCAAAGGTGCCATACCAGCCTTTTATGATTTATATATCGATATACCGGACTATGCGGGAATAATTTCAGAGATTACCGGATATCTGGCGCAAGAAGGAATCAGCATTACGAACATAAGAATCATCGAAACCAGGGAAGAGATATACGGTGTATTGGTCATTAGCTTCCAAACGGATGTTGACCGCATTAAAGCAGCGGATTGTATCTCCAGACATTCAGATTACGAAACGATCCTGGCATGA
- the hisC gene encoding histidinol-phosphate transaminase, with translation MKWNEAVLSLKSYQPGKSTDEVKKLYGLEKITKLASNENPFGCSEKVKESVRNSTHSFAIYPDGYATMLREAVAKHTGVKQTQLIFGNGSDENIQIISRSLLGAGKNTVMATGTFSQYRHNATLEGAEVREVPHLDGAHDLEGMLKAIDEKTAVVWLCTPNNPTGKYIPEKELLSFIEKVPEDVLIVLDEAYCEYATAEDYPRTNQWINRFKNLIILRTFSKIYGLASFRVGYGLADEDIIQKLDPSREPFNVNTFAQNIAIVALEDQAFIEKCKDENQKGLKQYYEFCDKENLAYYPSQGNFIFIHFKQDADRVFQYLLEHGYIARSGKGFGFPTSLRITIGSTEENEGMINAIKTFLNEVEAPSDSLL, from the coding sequence ATGAAATGGAATGAAGCGGTCCTTTCCTTGAAATCTTACCAACCGGGAAAGTCCACAGATGAAGTGAAGAAATTGTACGGTCTCGAAAAAATCACGAAACTCGCGTCTAACGAAAATCCGTTCGGGTGCTCAGAAAAGGTCAAGGAATCCGTCAGGAATTCAACCCATTCTTTTGCCATCTATCCGGATGGCTATGCAACGATGCTAAGAGAAGCTGTGGCGAAGCATACAGGCGTGAAGCAGACTCAGCTTATCTTTGGGAATGGCTCTGATGAAAACATTCAAATCATTTCCAGAAGCCTATTGGGCGCAGGAAAGAATACGGTCATGGCAACGGGCACTTTCTCGCAATACCGTCATAATGCTACGCTTGAAGGTGCAGAAGTCAGGGAGGTTCCCCATCTTGATGGTGCGCATGATCTGGAAGGCATGCTGAAGGCGATAGATGAAAAAACCGCGGTCGTCTGGTTATGTACACCGAATAATCCTACAGGGAAATACATCCCGGAAAAGGAACTATTATCGTTCATCGAAAAGGTGCCTGAAGATGTCCTTATCGTACTGGATGAAGCGTATTGTGAATACGCGACGGCTGAGGATTACCCAAGAACGAATCAATGGATCAATCGATTCAAAAATTTGATCATACTGCGCACATTTTCTAAGATTTATGGTCTTGCCAGCTTCAGGGTAGGATACGGATTGGCGGATGAGGATATCATTCAGAAGCTGGACCCATCGCGCGAACCATTCAATGTCAACACATTCGCACAGAATATTGCTATCGTCGCTTTGGAAGACCAAGCTTTCATAGAAAAATGCAAAGATGAAAATCAAAAAGGCCTCAAGCAGTACTACGAATTTTGCGACAAGGAAAATTTAGCGTATTACCCGTCACAAGGAAATTTCATTTTTATCCACTTTAAACAAGATGCCGATAGGGTGTTCCAATATTTACTTGAGCACGGATACATTGCAAGGAGTGGGAAAGGTTTCGGTTTTCCTACCAGCCTGAGGATAACGATTGGTTCAACTGAGGAAAACGAAGGAATGATCAATGCGATTAAAACGTTCTTGAATGAAGTCGAGGCACCATCTGATTCGCTGCTTTAA
- the aroH gene encoding chorismate mutase: MIRGIRGATTIEKDTETEVIAAVEKLMAEIIEVNEIDPDTVASVFFSATDEIRSVFPAKALRKFDGWTYVPVTCMKEIPVSNSLPFCIRVMIHVNTTKTQQEIKHVYQEGAIALRPDLIKKG; the protein is encoded by the coding sequence GTGATAAGAGGAATTAGAGGTGCCACTACAATTGAAAAAGACACAGAAACGGAAGTGATCGCCGCCGTCGAAAAGCTGATGGCGGAAATCATCGAGGTCAATGAGATTGATCCTGACACGGTTGCCTCCGTATTTTTTTCAGCTACGGATGAGATCCGTTCGGTTTTCCCTGCCAAAGCCTTGAGGAAATTCGACGGCTGGACCTATGTACCGGTAACTTGCATGAAGGAAATACCTGTGAGCAACTCCCTGCCATTCTGCATCCGTGTCATGATTCATGTCAATACAACGAAAACGCAGCAAGAAATAAAGCATGTCTATCAGGAAGGGGCCATAGCATTACGGCCGGACTTGATAAAAAAGGGGTAA
- the aroB gene encoding 3-dehydroquinate synthase: protein METIQITTVSKQYPVLVGKKAIQELPELITTEFNHLNKILIITDEKVAELHLQTVKHALIKTGKPVLQHVVPEGEHAKTFEVFYECQGYCLSQKLNRKSLIIALGGGAVGDLAGFVAATFMRGIPFIQIPTTLLAHDSAVGGKVAINHPLGKNMIGAFHQPEAVIYDLDFLLTLPLQELRSGFAEVIKHSLIADHDFYHWLKSNIVDLNEITDEQFLTMITKGIAIKAAIVEEDEKEMGIRAFLNFGHTLGHAVEGSMGYGNFTHGESILIGMVYALKLSMKKEGLDFNLEEFIDWVSQLGYQITIPDRLETAALLHLMKTDKKSVNEAATFVLLNQVGSPILKDIPDSELIDEMTEMK from the coding sequence ATGGAAACCATCCAAATAACAACGGTCTCCAAGCAATATCCCGTTTTGGTCGGTAAGAAGGCAATACAGGAACTGCCGGAATTAATAACAACTGAATTCAATCACCTGAACAAGATTTTGATCATAACCGATGAGAAGGTCGCTGAACTGCATTTGCAAACCGTGAAACATGCATTGATCAAGACCGGAAAACCGGTACTGCAGCATGTCGTGCCTGAAGGGGAGCATGCAAAAACATTCGAAGTGTTTTATGAATGCCAAGGCTACTGCCTATCCCAGAAACTCAATCGCAAGTCATTGATCATTGCCCTTGGCGGCGGAGCGGTCGGTGACTTGGCTGGGTTTGTTGCGGCCACATTCATGAGGGGAATTCCATTCATCCAGATCCCGACGACTTTGCTAGCCCACGATAGTGCCGTGGGAGGCAAGGTCGCCATCAACCACCCTTTAGGGAAAAATATGATTGGTGCCTTTCATCAACCTGAAGCGGTCATTTATGATCTGGATTTTTTACTAACTCTGCCGCTGCAAGAATTAAGGTCAGGTTTTGCTGAAGTGATTAAGCATTCCTTGATTGCCGATCATGACTTTTATCATTGGCTTAAGTCGAATATTGTGGACTTGAACGAGATTACGGATGAGCAATTTCTGACAATGATCACAAAAGGAATCGCCATTAAAGCGGCAATTGTCGAAGAAGATGAGAAAGAAATGGGCATTCGTGCGTTTTTGAATTTTGGCCATACACTTGGACATGCAGTGGAGGGTTCCATGGGTTATGGGAATTTTACACATGGAGAATCGATTTTAATCGGGATGGTTTATGCGCTTAAATTGAGTATGAAAAAAGAGGGTCTCGATTTTAACCTTGAGGAATTCATTGATTGGGTGTCTCAATTAGGCTACCAAATTACCATTCCAGACCGCCTTGAAACTGCAGCGTTACTTCATTTAATGAAAACGGACAAAAAATCAGTCAATGAAGCAGCTACCTTTGTCCTGCTAAATCAGGTGGGGTCACCCATATTAAAAGATATACCCGACTCTGAGCTGATAGATGAAATGACTGAAATGAAATAA
- the aroC gene encoding chorismate synthase — MRYLTAGESHGPQLTTIIEGLPAGMPITNEDINEELGRRQKGHGRGRRMQIEKDQAFISSGIRHGYTLGSPVALVVENDDWKHWTKIMGSEVLSEEEAEGVKRKITRPRPGHADLNGGIKYGHRDLRNVLERSSARETTVRVAAGAVAKKLLSLLGIEVASHVLEIGGVKAEPPVYETIQQLQQVTEESSVRCFDKNVEQQMKDAIDEAKQKGDSIGGIVEVIVEGMPVGVGSYVHYDRKLDAKLAAAIMSINAFKGVEIGIGFEAAHRFGSDVHDEIAWDEDKGYYRKTNRLGGFEGGMTTGMPIVVRGVMKPIPTLYKPLKSVDIDTKEVFEASVERSDSCAVPAAAVVAEAVVAWELAAAIVDQFPSDRYEQLAEYIRSYREDVKGF, encoded by the coding sequence ATGAGATACTTAACAGCGGGAGAATCACATGGTCCGCAGCTAACGACAATTATTGAGGGATTACCGGCTGGAATGCCGATTACGAATGAAGATATCAATGAAGAACTGGGACGCCGGCAAAAAGGGCATGGGCGTGGCCGAAGGATGCAGATCGAGAAAGATCAGGCGTTCATATCCTCGGGGATCAGACATGGCTATACATTAGGTTCTCCTGTAGCCTTAGTGGTGGAGAATGACGATTGGAAGCATTGGACAAAAATCATGGGAAGTGAAGTTCTTTCAGAGGAAGAAGCTGAAGGAGTCAAACGGAAAATCACGCGTCCTCGTCCAGGGCATGCCGATTTGAATGGCGGTATCAAATATGGACATCGCGATTTGAGGAACGTTTTGGAACGGTCATCAGCCCGTGAAACGACTGTAAGGGTAGCGGCAGGTGCCGTGGCTAAAAAGCTATTGTCGTTATTGGGGATTGAAGTGGCCTCACATGTTCTGGAAATTGGCGGAGTGAAGGCAGAACCGCCGGTATATGAAACGATTCAGCAATTGCAGCAAGTGACAGAGGAATCTTCAGTTAGATGTTTCGATAAAAACGTCGAGCAGCAGATGAAGGATGCCATTGATGAAGCGAAACAAAAGGGAGATTCCATCGGCGGCATCGTTGAAGTCATTGTCGAAGGAATGCCTGTTGGTGTAGGAAGTTATGTTCATTATGACCGTAAGCTTGATGCAAAACTCGCTGCTGCGATCATGAGCATCAATGCATTTAAAGGGGTCGAGATAGGAATTGGGTTCGAAGCGGCCCATCGCTTCGGCAGTGATGTCCATGATGAAATTGCCTGGGATGAAGACAAGGGCTACTACCGGAAAACAAACCGCCTTGGCGGCTTTGAAGGCGGTATGACAACGGGCATGCCGATCGTTGTGCGCGGAGTCATGAAGCCGATCCCGACTTTATATAAACCTTTGAAAAGTGTTGATATCGATACGAAGGAAGTGTTCGAAGCAAGTGTCGAGCGTTCCGATAGTTGTGCAGTTCCTGCAGCGGCAGTAGTTGCCGAAGCAGTAGTGGCATGGGAGCTTGCGGCTGCCATCGTCGATCAATTCCCTTCAGATCGTTATGAACAGTTAGCGGAATACATAAGGTCGTATCGGGAAGACGTAAAGGGGTTTTAA
- a CDS encoding protein-glutamate O-methyltransferase CheR, translated as MPQEYEAFIRNIKMLTGIDLALYKEGQMKRRLTSLYEKRGYHSFGAYYKDIQANPGVLNEFLDRMTINVSEFYRNAKRWEVLEHKILPGLLESKKKLKIWSAACSTGEEPYTIAMILANLVPLGQIEILATDLDVNVLARAKLGMYPERSLNEVPEEIKRKYFKKEEDFYRVSDEIKKRVTFKRHNLLSDRFEQGFDLVVCRNVLIYFTEEAKNLLYEKFSASLIGGGVFFVGSTEQIFTPGKYQFETIDTFFYQKK; from the coding sequence ATGCCTCAAGAATATGAAGCGTTTATTCGGAATATCAAGATGCTGACAGGTATCGATTTGGCATTATACAAGGAAGGGCAAATGAAAAGGCGACTGACATCTTTATACGAAAAAAGAGGATATCATTCATTCGGTGCATACTATAAAGACATCCAAGCCAATCCCGGCGTTTTAAACGAGTTTTTGGATAGGATGACCATCAATGTTTCTGAATTTTATAGAAATGCGAAAAGATGGGAAGTGTTGGAGCATAAAATCCTTCCTGGCTTATTGGAAAGCAAAAAAAAATTGAAAATCTGGAGTGCGGCCTGTTCAACGGGTGAGGAACCTTATACGATAGCGATGATTCTAGCAAATCTCGTCCCGCTTGGCCAAATAGAGATTCTGGCAACGGATTTGGATGTAAATGTCTTGGCACGGGCGAAATTGGGGATGTATCCGGAAAGGTCCTTAAATGAAGTTCCAGAAGAAATAAAAAGGAAGTACTTTAAAAAAGAAGAGGATTTTTATCGGGTCTCGGATGAAATCAAAAAGAGGGTCACATTCAAACGGCACAATCTTCTTTCGGATCGCTTTGAGCAGGGATTCGATTTAGTCGTTTGCCGTAATGTGTTGATATACTTCACTGAAGAAGCCAAAAATCTATTGTATGAGAAGTTCAGTGCATCGCTGATTGGAGGGGGGGTATTTTTTGTCGGAAGTACGGAGCAAATATTCACCCCTGGAAAATATCAATTTGAAACGATTGACACATTTTTTTATCAAAAAAAGTGA
- the ndk gene encoding nucleoside-diphosphate kinase yields MERTFLMVKPDGVQRNLIGEIVSRFEKKGFLLAGAKLMLISQELAEQHYGEHKERPFFGELVDFITSGPVFAMVWEGENVIATARQMMGATNPKDAAAATIRGDFAVTVGKNIIHGSDSAESAVREIGLFFKEEELVEYSKLVNEWVY; encoded by the coding sequence ATGGAAAGAACATTTTTAATGGTTAAGCCTGACGGCGTTCAACGCAATCTAATCGGTGAAATCGTTTCCCGTTTTGAAAAAAAAGGCTTCCTGCTTGCAGGGGCAAAATTGATGCTCATTTCTCAGGAATTGGCTGAGCAGCATTATGGCGAGCATAAAGAACGTCCTTTCTTTGGCGAATTAGTGGACTTCATCACTTCAGGTCCTGTCTTCGCAATGGTTTGGGAAGGTGAAAATGTAATCGCGACTGCACGTCAAATGATGGGTGCCACTAACCCTAAAGATGCCGCTGCTGCAACCATTCGCGGTGATTTCGCCGTAACTGTCGGCAAGAATATCATTCACGGATCTGATTCAGCTGAAAGCGCTGTACGCGAAATCGGTTTATTCTTCAAAGAAGAAGAACTTGTTGAGTATTCTAAACTTGTCAACGAGTGGGTTTATTAA
- the hepT gene encoding heptaprenyl diphosphate synthase component II: protein MKFKMMYSFLNADLQSIEKELEDAIEADSTVLREASLHLLQSGGKRIRPVFVLLGAKFGDYDIHIVKHVAATLELIHTASLVHDDVVDDADLRRGSATIKSKWDNRVAMYTGDFIFARALEMMSVIESPLAHQILADTMVELCLGEIEQIKDKYNFEQNWRIYFRRIKRKTALLIASSCQLGAISAGVDEKIHQKLFKFGYYVGMSYQITDDILDFTASEEELGKPAGSDLIQGNITLPVLIAMEDPKLKKLIETVREDTPKEEMTAIIQAIKSSGAIEQAAKVGDLYLEKAFTELKGLPAIKARKTLSDIAKNIGKRKF, encoded by the coding sequence ATGAAATTTAAAATGATGTATTCATTTTTGAATGCAGATTTGCAATCAATAGAAAAAGAATTGGAAGACGCTATTGAAGCGGATTCCACTGTTTTAAGGGAAGCCTCCCTGCATTTGCTGCAATCCGGCGGAAAGCGGATCCGTCCGGTATTCGTCCTATTGGGCGCCAAGTTTGGCGATTATGATATTCACATCGTCAAGCATGTTGCGGCGACATTGGAACTGATTCACACGGCTTCGCTTGTGCATGATGATGTTGTGGATGATGCAGATTTGCGCCGGGGATCTGCAACCATCAAATCAAAATGGGATAATCGTGTCGCCATGTATACAGGCGACTTCATTTTTGCACGTGCACTGGAAATGATGTCAGTGATCGAGTCACCCCTTGCGCACCAAATTCTCGCGGATACGATGGTCGAACTATGCCTTGGGGAAATAGAACAAATTAAAGATAAATACAATTTCGAACAAAATTGGCGGATATACTTCAGGAGAATCAAACGAAAAACGGCATTGCTCATCGCTTCCAGCTGCCAATTGGGGGCGATTTCAGCGGGTGTTGATGAAAAGATCCATCAAAAGCTATTTAAATTCGGATATTATGTCGGGATGTCTTATCAAATCACCGATGATATATTGGACTTTACGGCTTCGGAGGAAGAACTTGGAAAACCAGCTGGAAGTGATTTGATCCAGGGAAACATCACATTGCCCGTCTTGATTGCTATGGAAGATCCAAAACTGAAGAAGCTTATCGAAACGGTTCGTGAGGATACGCCTAAAGAAGAAATGACCGCTATCATACAAGCGATAAAATCTTCCGGTGCCATCGAACAGGCAGCGAAGGTCGGTGACCTGTATTTGGAAAAGGCTTTTACTGAATTGAAAGGCTTGCCAGCCATAAAAGCGAGAAAAACATTATCCGATATCGCGAAAAACATCGGAAAACGAAAGTTTTAA